In Spirochaetota bacterium, the genomic window GCCGTCATTGCCGCAGCGAAGGCCATCGATGCGCTATCCACTGCCGACGGTTTCACGGAGCTCCTCAATTTCTGCCTGCAGACGAATATCAGCGACGAGCTTAAGGCGCGCGTCCTGTCGGACGCCACCCCGGTGTTCGACGATGCGCTCGCCGCGATCGGCAAGATAATCGAGATAGCCGAAACGGCGAAGCACCCATCGCTCGTCGATACGCTCATCGATCTGAGGCTCCGTATCGACATCGAGGACCGCATCCATCAGCTCAAGCGCGACCACGGCATCTGACGCATCCATGGCGACGATTCGTCTCACGATAGAGTACGACGGTACCGACTACGCCGGATGGCAGGTGCAGGACAATGCCCGCACGATACAGGGCGAGATAGAGGCGGTACTCGCACGCATGTACAAGCGGGATGTGAGGCTCACCGGGAGCGGCCGCACCGATTCCGGCGTTCACGCGCTCGGGCAGGTCGCTCATTATGCTGTCGATGACCTGTCGGTCCCTGTCGAGCGGCTGCCGCTTGCATTGAACTATCATCTTGAGAGCGATATACGCGTCATCGATGCGGCCATCGCACCGGATGGTTTTCACGCGCGATACAGCGCTGTGTCGCGTTCGTACGTGTACATGATCCACAACAGCCCCATCAGTTCAGCGTTCTATCGCCGCTACTCATGGCTGGTACCCGCACCGCGCTTCGATATACGCCGTTTGAACGCGTATGCCGATCGCTTCCTCGGTACGCATAATTTTACTTCGTTCTGTTCGCTCTCCGACAAAAGCCGGAGCAAGATTCGGAAGATAAAACGCGCATCGTTCACCCGCCGCGGTGATATGCTCTATTTCTTCATCGAAGCGGATGCATTCCTTCATAATATGGTGCGCATCGTGCTCGGTACGATATTATCGCTTTATCGGGATACGCTTCCGCCGGAAACGGTCGATGAGATAATGCTCGCTGAGGACAGGAAGCGTGCGGACATTACCGTGCCGCCGCAGGGGCTTTTTCTGAAGAGGGTGACGTATGGGGAGCGGTGAGGCGCACTCACCCATCCCCCGTGGCGGCTTTGGCCATCCATGGCCGCCGCCAGTAGCGCCGTCCTTGGCGCACACCGCCGCGAAATACGCGGCACCCCCTCTCTCACAGGGAAGTGAGAGAGGGAAGGGGGAAGAGAAGACATGGGCAGTCTCAAGTATAAGCGTTAAAGTGCGCGGATGAACATTATTAGCGAATATATTATCTATTGTTACCGAGCACACGCAGCGCATTGCTGATCCCGATAATGACCGCAGCCGGTTTTATTCGGGGAATGTCATGTGCGCTGTCAACCCAGATAGTGGAAGAGCCCGGGTACATTCTGGCAGTATCTTTTCTGTTCTCGTTGTCGTGATCTATGCGTTCAGAATGCATGGTAAAATACGCGGCGGCATTCATAATGACGACAGGTCCGTTGGTGTATGTTGGAAGTGCCAATACCTCATCTCCAGTGCGGTTCAATTCATTAAGCTCTTCATGTATCGTCTTTGAAGTAAGAGAATAAAATATCCATTTTTCAAACCCGGACCAGTTTGACCACGCGCCCGGGCCCTGCATGGTTTTTGGGTGAGTGGCATCGACGAGTACGAGTGCGCATACTTCTGCCGGATATCGTCGTGCAAAGTACTGCATGTAGAGACCGCCGGCAGAGTGGCCGACAAGAACATAGGGCGGTTTCATGGAAGCCGCACGAAGCAGTATCCGCAATTCTTCGACGATAATGCTCCCGTTCCTCGGTGTTGTTGGAGCGGAGCTCCGCGCATAGCCTGGGCGGTTATGGAAGAATAATGTATTCGAGTTGGTAAAGGCGGGGTATATCTGATCCCAGCAATCCATGTTCGCACCCATGCCATTCTCAAAGATGATCGTGGGATTGCCGTTGCCGCATATGCGGTATTCAACGACACTGCCGGCTTGATCTTTTCTTAATACCGTCTGATAACTTGCGCAAGAATAAAAAACAAGCAACAGGAAAACGGTCAACACACGAGCTTGAAACATTTAGATCTCCATAAATAAACTATTCAAAACGGACCGAGGCTCCCTCCCCTTCTCTCACTCGTGCAACAATGAGGTTGCAGTCGGTGCGAGGCACGGAGGCCGATTTGCACCGGTCTCCGTGAGAGAGGGGAGGGGTGAGTGAGTGTCACTCCACCATCCTCTTCTTTATCGCTCCGCTGAACGGTATCGTGATGAACAGCATAATGGAAAGCGAGTAGAGTATCGATACCATTAAAAGAGCGATCAAAAACCCGGTGATTTTTGATATTTCACTGGTGTTCATACCGATGTGTATACAGCCAAGTGCCGGCATGAATAGACCCGATACGATAGCGAGGCGCT contains:
- the truA gene encoding tRNA pseudouridine(38-40) synthase TruA, with the protein product MATIRLTIEYDGTDYAGWQVQDNARTIQGEIEAVLARMYKRDVRLTGSGRTDSGVHALGQVAHYAVDDLSVPVERLPLALNYHLESDIRVIDAAIAPDGFHARYSAVSRSYVYMIHNSPISSAFYRRYSWLVPAPRFDIRRLNAYADRFLGTHNFTSFCSLSDKSRSKIRKIKRASFTRRGDMLYFFIEADAFLHNMVRIVLGTILSLYRDTLPPETVDEIMLAEDRKRADITVPPQGLFLKRVTYGER
- a CDS encoding alpha/beta hydrolase, with amino-acid sequence MFQARVLTVFLLLVFYSCASYQTVLRKDQAGSVVEYRICGNGNPTIIFENGMGANMDCWDQIYPAFTNSNTLFFHNRPGYARSSAPTTPRNGSIIVEELRILLRAASMKPPYVLVGHSAGGLYMQYFARRYPAEVCALVLVDATHPKTMQGPGAWSNWSGFEKWIFYSLTSKTIHEELNELNRTGDEVLALPTYTNGPVVIMNAAAYFTMHSERIDHDNENRKDTARMYPGSSTIWVDSAHDIPRIKPAAVIIGISNALRVLGNNR